From one Humulus lupulus chromosome 8, drHumLupu1.1, whole genome shotgun sequence genomic stretch:
- the LOC133796259 gene encoding uncharacterized protein LOC133796259 has translation MKSKFKKNSKKFKDTFFPAANAYTVKNIEYKMRELDKIDKRLRPYLQQIGYHKLARILSPNNRYSNMTSNIAESFNYAIVAVRELPICMMLECLLALVKQWSWTNRNIANETSIKLTNKHEVILKDNYIYSLKLMIDNMFLYVLFMGFIKLIKSTIVA, from the exons ATGAAAAGCAAGTTCAAGAAGAACTCAAAAAAGTTCAAGGATACATTTTTTCCAGCTGCGAATGCATACACTGTGAAAAATATTGAGTACAAGATGAGAGAACTTGATAAGATTGACAAAAGGCTACGACCTTACCTACAACAAATTGGGTATCATAAATTAGCAAGGATTCTCTCTCCAAACAATAGATACTCAAACATGACATCAAACATTGCAGAATCTTTTAATTATGCAATTGTAGCAGTAAGAGAACTACCAATTTGTATGATGCTAGAGTGTTTGCTAGCTTTGGTGAAACAGTGGAGTTGGACTAATAGGAACATAGCAAATGAAACCTCCATAAAGTTGACTAATAAGCATGAAGTGATCCTGAAAGACAACTACATCTACTCATTGAAGTTAATG ATTGATAACATGTTTCTTTATGTGTTGTTTATGGGCTTTATAAAGTTGATTAAGAGTACAATAGTTGCTTAA